One genomic window of Halogeometricum sp. S3BR5-2 includes the following:
- a CDS encoding DUF7344 domain-containing protein — protein sequence MSVQRVFADDEAERLTKDDIYSMLSNRRRRLVLDHLRRIGEEVSVRDLSEEVAALENGIDAKEVTYKQRKRVYTSLHQTHLPKLDDVGVVVYDRDRGTISLTPLATELDSFLVDDSEDEPPRSTPWPMYYLGLSALSILLVTLAWTRLFPFSLLPDLGYGLLIGFGFAVSAALHVYTERRGGAGETPRAVALLTDPRRRDGD from the coding sequence GTGAGCGTACAACGCGTGTTCGCAGACGACGAAGCCGAGCGGTTGACGAAAGACGACATCTACTCGATGTTGAGTAACCGTCGGCGCCGGTTGGTGCTCGACCATCTCCGCCGAATCGGAGAGGAGGTGTCGGTCCGCGACCTCTCGGAGGAGGTGGCGGCGTTAGAGAACGGTATCGACGCGAAAGAGGTGACGTACAAGCAGCGAAAGCGCGTCTACACGTCGCTCCACCAGACGCACCTGCCGAAACTCGACGACGTGGGCGTCGTGGTGTACGACCGCGACCGCGGCACCATCTCGTTGACGCCGCTGGCGACCGAACTCGACTCCTTTCTGGTGGACGACAGCGAAGACGAACCACCCCGTTCGACCCCGTGGCCGATGTACTATCTGGGATTGTCGGCGCTGTCGATACTACTCGTGACGCTCGCGTGGACGCGGCTCTTCCCCTTCTCGTTGCTACCGGACCTCGGGTACGGGCTCCTCATCGGGTTCGGGTTCGCCGTTTCGGCCGCCCTGCACGTCTACACCGAACGCCGGGGCGGGGCGGGCGAAACTCCCCGCGCCGTCGCCCTGCTGACCGACCCGCGGCGGCGGGACGGCGACTGA
- a CDS encoding disulfide bond formation protein B has translation MASSTRGVLALSTLVAAVATAGSLFFSLGLGLVPCELCWYQRILMYPLVVVLGVAAAEERTDVYRTALPLSVLGILVSSYHVYIQLFPVSTGCTLGGGCSSIQYPMLGGLLTIPRLALIAFVLITVLVGVLAYREDGAGAWGR, from the coding sequence ATGGCGTCTTCGACACGCGGCGTCCTCGCCCTCTCGACGCTCGTCGCCGCCGTCGCCACCGCGGGGAGCCTGTTCTTCAGCCTCGGCCTCGGTCTGGTCCCGTGCGAACTCTGCTGGTACCAGCGCATCCTGATGTACCCGCTCGTCGTCGTCCTCGGCGTCGCCGCCGCGGAGGAGCGAACCGACGTCTACCGGACGGCGCTGCCGCTGTCGGTGCTCGGCATCCTCGTCTCCTCGTACCACGTCTACATCCAACTGTTCCCGGTGTCGACGGGGTGCACGCTCGGCGGCGGGTGTTCGTCCATCCAGTACCCGATGCTGGGCGGTCTGTTGACCATCCCGCGACTCGCGCTCATCGCGTTCGTCCTGATAACCGTCCTCGTCGGCGTTCTCGCCTACCGGGAGGATGGGGCGGGCGCGTGGGGTCGCTAA